The genomic stretch CATGGATAACAGAGAGTATTTCATATGCAAATTATAACTAGAAATTTCATCCTGCCAAACACAAAGATTGTAGATCCATTTTGAAAAAAGGTGTCAGAGCATCTTTatgatctattttttttaaaaatatttttagattagTACATAAACAAACAGTAACATTATAAAAGGAGATCTTCATCTACATATACAgatatgcaatgctatataattTCATGTACTCATAGTCATTGTTCGTCCTATTATTCGTTCTACTATTCATTATATTCGATTCGATTACTGACTTGAACGTTAGAGTGTCTGCACCGAGACCTTCTCCTTGGTTTGGTTACTGATGCTCCTTTTGACATGTAGGACCGTttagaattatttattttttagttaagAATTTTCACTCGATTAGTATCAGAACCACCTATTTAATGTATTATCGTTTCCACTGTTAAACATGATCATAACGAACATTTTTTATAGAGACAAGACCGATAGCCTCAGTCCTCTAGGATTAACtagttcataaaaataaaaatccgagttataaagaaaaagaatattTCGTCACCTGCCTCAGGCTATACTATAAGAGTACATTTGGGTCAAGTTATTATGTATATTTTttgttatgtgattatcagtaatcacataaccaatgttatggagaataaaacataaccaaatgttgtttggttcaatctagttaatgcaacaaaaacttgttcgtttgaaggttttaatgaataacctagtttaatattttactatattacctttagttacaaaaccaactatacataataataataataataataataataataatattattattattattattattattatttaaactctattatattttatatattttcacgtttttctatatttttttatatacatatttttactttttttttgtttgtttgtttttttattttttccccatttttttattatttttattattattattatttatttttaaagtttattttttttacattttttctatttttaatgttttttaacattttttctattttgtttcccattttttatttttttaaagtttgtttacaatttttttattttttatggggtttttgtatttatttctttttttttatttttaaattttattttttatattttccatttttttactttttctttttgtcacatttttctcttatccgaaggtattttaggtaaaaaaatttattaatttcggaatcaagaaaaacctcagtttttcGAAATTTTCTGATTCTGGTTGCATACCTCTTTTGCTAATGTGTCGGACATGAAACATTACTcgagaatcatcgattacctaaattaaataggatttttgttgataactttAGATGAATAATCAAGATTATCAAAAATAACTACCAACCAAATGCGCACCCTAAAAGCTAAAAAAAATTCACATACAATGGGGGATTGAATTTCACGCTGGATGATTTCGGCTGAACTTTGAATCACTGGTGACTTGAGTGCTATGTTGATCTATCATTTTTAGGATGTATTTAATTTAGGATTATTATGGATAATTTTAGTTATCTATGAATGATTATCCTTGATAATTATGTTTGATTCAAAGTTTTTCTAGATTCTAAAGTTTTCTCAATTCCAAGATGTGAATAACCATCATCAATCTCAACATCCGACCCAAATACGCGATATCACTTTTTAATTCTAAagtataaatttaatatattattattatcttaTTAGGATTTTTTATTCTcttaataaaatgtattaaaaagaTTGATATTACTTATACATGatttatcttttaaattttttatgaataataaaatataacaaaacaaccaatcatttaatgatttaattgagactttttatatttttgtattatttactagaaaaaaaattaaaaaagtggGAAAGACAACTAAAATACAAATTTaggattaatttttaatataatgtaTAATTCTAGATAAAAAAACACATGTAAATATGTAACGTTTATTatttcaattaatttgattttatttcaaattaaaatccTCTGAAACTTCCTTGCGCGTCGTTTCCAACCCTTCCCGATTAATGTGGGCGCCGCCTCTGCCCGCCGCCTCTACAGTCAAAAAAACCTCGTTGGGGTCCAACAGGCGTCGGTGAGATCAACCATCTCAATGACGAGCGACGCAGCTGCGGCAGCCAGTGGTGGCACTGGCCAGGCGAGCATCCAGGTCGTCGTGATTGGGGATGCCGGCACCGGAAAGTCCACTCTCATTGAAGCCATCGCCACCGAGTCTTTCGTGGCAGAAGTACCCCATTTACTACCTCCCGTCCATCTCCCTTCCAACTCCTATCGCTATAGCGTTCCCATCACTGTCGTCGATACTTCATCCAGGTCTGTAAGCACaaacttttgattttttttttcttcctccagGTATTTCTCCTTACTTTCGATGCCTATCCGTTTCAGGCCCGAGTACGAGGAAAAGCTGATCGCAGAATGCAAGGCCGCTGATATTATAATCTTGACGTATGCCTGCAATTGCCGTCCCACCCTTGACCGCCTGTGTACCTATTGGATCCCTGAACTCCGCCGATTGGAGGTCCTTTCATGAAGTTTCTCTCCATCGCGGATTATTCTGACAGTTAGTAGtttttaatttgttttcattCTCCGCGCGGGCTGTGCAGGTGAAGGTGCCAATGCTTGTGGTCGGTTGCAAGCTGGACCTTCGGGACGATCGGCTGCATGTTCCTCTGGACCAGGTGATGGAGCCCATCATGCACCAGTTTCGGGAGATTCAGACATGCATAGAGTGTTCTGCCCTCAGACAGATTCAGGTGCAATattgcttgtatgttgttaataGTGTTATTCTTCGCCACAATTTCTCTTTGGTTATTGAAAAGCTCATCTTCTTTTGTTTGGCCACATCTTTGCATAATCGGTTCAAGCTATGGGGCACTGGGATATGTTAAATCTGTCTTTAACTAATTGTCAAATAAATTATAGGCTTACTTAAATCAGTCTTCAGTCGACTGTTTAGATATGCAATTGAAAGGAACTGTATTGTTTGGTTCATTGCAGCACAAGTCCACAATGTTGTGTTTCTTGCCATTTCTACCTGCTCTTTTGTGCAAATCATTGTTCCTTGTGCAACCACCTAGAAGATGCTAGGTTATTCTCTTGGTGTCTTACTGGTTGATAATTACTTGCTACTCAACCTAATAAACTTACCGCTGTTATCAGCTTTACAAAACTCGAAGGGATATTTATGCAATTGGTCACATAATTTGCCAAATAGTATGGTACCATTTTAGAATGTCTTCAGCTGTCGCTACATATCTTCTTGGTACTCAAGATTTCATGCTTATTGTGTAATTTATATAAGAACACAAAGATACATGTATACAATAAAAAATGAAACTAGACAATACATGCATATTCCATATCAACAAATATCATTTGGTTATGTTGTTTACttggaagaaagaaaaggaatagAAGGAAAATGAAGTAGTTTGTGTGgagataaagaaaaataaatgaattatattagcttatttttaatctatttattatATCCTGTTTTCAGGGATGGAATTGAAGGCAGAGAAATACTCTCACTTATTCGTCCTTATGAAACGCATAAAATTCCATTTCCATTGTTTCTACTTGATTTTGGCAGAAATATATGgagaaacattttttttttttttgccttattTTGGTCTTATACATGACATTAAACTGAGTGACGAGTCACATGAAaaatgttaaacacattatttaatCTTAGAATCTGCAGATGAAGAACCAAGTATTCATGCTCATGCAAACTGCACAAGCATATCATGGGTGGACATCTTTTACACATAAATGTTTATACGTACAGTTGTATAGATGGTTTGGAACATTACTGTGCTTTGCCATGAATGATTTACACCATTTTTATGTACTTTAAACGCTTAAACAAACTAATCTTATTGGATATTGTATCAGAAGCATATTTCTTGTTTGACTATTCTCTGTTTTTTCAGATCCCAGAAGTCCTTGATTATGCTCAGAAGGCAGTTTTTCATCCAACTGCTCCTCTATTTGATCAGGAGACAGATACATTGAAGCCTCGGTGTGCAAGGGCTTTGAAAAGGATATTCATCTTCTTTGATCATGATAGAGATGGTGTACTAAATGATGCTGAACTGAATAACTTCCAGGTTATTCAATGTTTCACCTGTAATTGCTTTTTCTTAGGATAAATTAAGTTCATTAATTACATTTTACAACaggatgttttttttaatatatttattggaATTATATTGACCTTGTGGTACATCTTCCAGGTTACATGTTTTAATGCTGCTCTCCAGTCATCTGAAATTATGAGTGTTAAGAGGGTTATTCAAGATAAGATACCTGAAGGAGTTGATGACTGTGGGCTAACATTAATTGGATTTATTTGTCTACATGTCCTTTTCATAGAGAGGGGCAGCCTTGAAACAATTTGGGCAGTCTTGAGGAAGTTTGGTTATGATAATTATCTTAAGCTCAGAGATGAACTCCTTTCAACAACGCTAAACCTTACTCCAGATCAGGTACTTTTGCTTGTTATTACcatgttaattttttttgttcCTCTTAGAAAGTAAGTTCTTACCATCTTTGGTTGAAATAAATTATCTATtaactaaaagaaataaaaaattgccATATTGAACTATACTCAAAGTTGCAGTTGTAGGTGGGTGGATGCAGTCAACCCATGGGCTATATGAAATTAGTTGTGCCGATATGCCATCAGACTCGTTCCTTCCAATATGGGATGATTATTTAAAACTTTGGTTCTCTCCATAATATCTAGTATAATAGGCATTTCATTGTGAATGTCGATGTTCCTGGTAGAATTTGCATTTCTTTGTCAGTTGATTCAATATGAGTTAATCCTTGTTTTTTTTGTAGACTGTAGAGCTCAGTGTTGAAGCTCTGGATTTCTTGAAGGAAATCTTCCATATGTTTGACATCAACAGTGTATGTAACTAATGCCTCTTTCTATAAGATATCAAATTctgtttttatttaaaattttgatcccCAATTCTACAAATATAAAGAAATTAAGCTTACCATGTCTATATCTTTGTTCTTGCTCCTCCTATTGTCATTTTAAGAAGGTATTGATTAATAACCCTGTTTTCCTGAATTCATAAGAGGATAAGTGGGGGAATTTTCCTTGATAAACAAGCCTTGTCTTTTCATTATGTTCTCAAAGTCACTATTTCCCCAGTGTTTAGTCTGCtggagtttttaaaaattttaaatatatttttatgcaaaATGAAGAAATTGACTAGATGGTTTGTTCAATTCTTCCTTGTTTAAGTATGGTTCTATTACATCTCATGTAACTTATATTGATGTATGTTCATTTGGTCAGTGATTTTGATGAAATGCAGTCATGTAATGCTAATTTTATTCATTACAATGCTGCATCTGTAATTCGTGTGAACTATCTCGTACACACTACCCAAGTTATTTGTAAATTGCATGCCCACATATCCCAGCAATAAGATGAGATCAATCTGACCCTGGGGCAATGGTGTAGTCGGTGTCTTCTTAGTTTCTAGGCATCTAAGGATCGAGTCCTAGCTTCGGCAAATTCAAAAATGAATTTCTCTTAATGGGCGGTTAACCTAAGAAAGCTGGACTGATAGGCCGTTCGCTGCGAATGCTTCCCTATTTAGCTTGGTGGCCGGTGGGGACCTTCCATGAAGCTGGTGAGTCATCCTAGGATTAGTCGGTGTAAGTTGGATACTTGGTGCcaacttaaaaaaaaagagatgagATCAATCCGTTTCAAATGTTTTTCCTTTTGTCCTTAAATTGAATTTCTTAATTAGAGTCTCAATATTTGTTTGATTTTAAACTTTTTACATTTTCATAAAAGATCTTATTAACTAAGATTCTTAAACAGTTATTTGCTCAATGGTAGTGGGGCATAATCATTTGTGACTCTTGATCTTCATTGTAATGTTTATTCTTatggcttgattgttgttgtagGTGGTTGTGTTGTTCACTGCTATTTGGTTAATCATTTATCCTGTTTTGCAGGATGGGGTTTTGGATCTCTATGACATTGATGAACTTTTTTCAACTACTCCTGAAAAGTAAGTTTCTGCAGAGATAGAAATATAATTacaagaattagataaattaaattaaaatatacgaGAATCAAACTATAAGAAATAACAAACATTACTTGAATTCATTTTGATGTGTTTTATAATGTGGCAAGGCATGCCAAGTGTTGGTACAACTAGACTCATCAGAATGATTGGCACAGGAGGCACGTAAGAGATTATCCATGCCGATCAATATCAAGTTTTTGGTAATCCTAACAGAATGATACATTTCAATCGTGCCGCTTGATACAGTACGATACAAGATTTCAAACCATGCCTTTTACAACTGATTGGAGATGAAAGGATTCTCTGCTCATGTAACTGGCCAGTAGAGAAACATCCCAATATTTAAATCTATGATTATTTGTCACTGAAAAATCTTATAAGTTCATAGCCAAAGATAAGTAATAATGATCAAGATAGGATCTATAATCAGTATTGAACTAAATGCTTGTTGAATATCATAACTGTTGTAAAATCACTTGTTCTAATTTTGAGctaaaaaataaagacaaatcTATTGCAAATCAAGATAGTTGTCAAGTATCAAGCtactttaaatataataattttaaaaggattaaTTGCTAATCCTAACCTGAATTTTGGTCTTTTTGATGAACTACAAAGTTTAAAGGAAAATAAGGCAACAAATCTAGCCAACTATTGGATTTTGTAGTCTGCTGTCACTGTGCCAGCATCCTGACTAGATATGTCGAGCTTAACTCATGGAGTACAGATTGAACCTAACACCATGCTAACATGAACTAGCCTAACATTAGAGGTTTGTG from Zingiber officinale cultivar Zhangliang chromosome 5B, Zo_v1.1, whole genome shotgun sequence encodes the following:
- the LOC121985842 gene encoding mitochondrial Rho GTPase 1-like; the protein is MTSDAAAAASGGTGQASIQVVVIGDAGTGKSTLIEAIATESFVAEVPHLLPPVHLPSNSYRYSVPITVVDTSSRPEYEEKLIAECKAADIIILTYACNCRPTLDRLCTYWIPELRRLEVKVPMLVVGCKLDLRDDRLHVPLDQVMEPIMHQFREIQTCIECSALRQIQIPEVLDYAQKAVFHPTAPLFDQETDTLKPRCARALKRIFIFFDHDRDGVLNDAELNNFQVTCFNAALQSSEIMSVKRVIQDKIPEGVDDCGLTLIGFICLHVLFIERGSLETIWAVLRKFGYDNYLKLRDELLSTTLNLTPDQTVELSVEALDFLKEIFHMFDINSDGVLDLYDIDELFSTTPENPWSEHPYKNTAEKIGFEGYSLEGFISQWAFMTLQDPKASLANLMYLGYTGDFASAFHITRKRWLDRKKKQTRRNVFQCFVFGPKNAGKTALLKSFIGRKFSEKYSPTKSFRFATNVVDLRNGTKKTLVMREVPEQEVKNLLSNKESLAACDIAAFVYDSSDENNWKKAKELLEQVASHGENTGFEVPCLVIAAKDDLDPYSLSVEDSTRVAFQMGIESPIPVSMKLRDHNVFYRIVNAAQLPHLSIPQTEDCKSRKQYLRFINQSLLFVSVGAAVAVAGLAAFRIYAARKDSSG